From the genome of Campylobacter concisus:
TCTTGGGGAATCCAAGCAGATATGAAATTTATAGTCTAGGAAATGAATGTGAAAATCAAAAAAGTGATAGCTGTATGAAATTGGCATACTTTTATCAAAAAGAGCATGACGCTGCAGCAGTCAAACTATATGCAGACAAAGCAATAAGTATTTTAAAAGAGAAGTGCGAATCTGATTCTAAAGCCTGCTATAAACTAGGTCTGCTTTATGAACATGGCGACTATCAAACCAGTAGTTTTACTTTAGAGAAGATAAAAAGCATAGATTATAAAGAGGCTTATGAATATTACAAAATATCTTGTAAATTAAATAATACACAAGCATGCGATAAGCAAAAAGTACTTGAAAACGATGCAAAAATTGCTTGCGAGATAGGGATAAGCGACGGCTGCATAAAACTAGCTAAAAATTATGAACAAAAAAATGATCTAGAGCATGCAAATGAGATCTATACAAAGCTATGCAATAATAATAACGATGAAGCTTGTAAGGCTTTAGCCAACAATCTATTAAAGGGCAATCCCTCTGAAAAAAACATAAAAGTAGCTTATGAGCTATATAAAAAGGTTGATGCGTCTAAAGCAAATACTGTTTTTAATGGTGAATATGGATGCGTTCTAAACAATAGTCTTGCTTGCTTTGAATTAGGATTAGAATATTACAACAAGGGTGACTACAAAAAAGCAAATGAATATTATGAGATGGGATGTAAATTGGGAGATGGTGGATCTTGTGCAAATTTAGGCATTAATTATCTAAGAGGAAATGGAACCTTGGCAGATGCAAATAAAGCAAAAGATTTTTTCCAAAAAGCTTGTGATCTTAAAATTGGTATTGCTTGTCAAAACTTAGCTTTCATGTATTGGTCTGAAAAAAAGATAGATAGTGCTGCTGTAAATTTTGAAAAAGCTTGTAATTTTGATATGGCCGAATCTTGCGGATATGCTAGCGAACTTTTTAAAGATGAAGCAAACTTTTTTAAAGATTTAAAAAAAGCTATCGAATTTGCCAAAAAAGGGTGCGATCTAAAAGATGGCAAGAGCTGCTTTAATCTTGGCGCTGGTTATGGGGAAGGCAATGGTATAAAAAAAGACTTTAAAGAGGCTAATAAATACTATCAAAAAGCTTGTGATCTAAATAATGATGCTGATGGATGTGCAAGTCTTGGATACAACTATAAATACGGCTATGGAATAACTAAAGATCTAACTTTGGCTAATAAATATAATAAAAAAGCTTGTGATGCAGGAAGTGGTAGAGGATGTAACTACCTTGGCGTAAACTATAGAGATGGTGTTGGCTTTGAAAAAAATATGCAAACCGCATACTCTTACTTCAAAAAATCTTGTTATGACTACAATTATGCTAGGGGATGCACAAATTTAGGTGAAATATTATGCAAATATGGTAATTATACCAATGCAAAACAAGAGGCAAGAGACGCGCTAAATAAAGCATACTATGAACTAGGTGACAAGAAAGCAATTGAGATACTTAATCAATATTTTAGCTACTAAACACTCATGGGAAAGTCTCCCATGAGTAAATTTACATATCATAAAACCTGCCAGAGCTCTTCATCTTCGTCATTTGACTCGTTTGCTTCTTGAACCAAAACATTTAGTTTTTTAAGCAGTGCGTCAAGTTTTTTATTTAGCACTGGCACTTCAGATTTCTTTTTTGTCACTATGTCTTGCTTTATGAGCAAAGAGCGCCTTTTAAATAGCTGCTCGTTATATATCAAAATTTCATTATCCCCAAGAGCTACATTGGTAAAACTACTACCGATGCCAAGCTCTTTTTGATAGCTTAGCTCAGCCTTTAAAAGGTCATTTTCATCTATAAATATAGGCGAAGCTTTATAAATTTTACCATCGTAGTAATACTCAAATTTTTTTAACTTGCTAAAGTCTTTATCCTCTCCGCTGGCGTATTGTCTGACCGAGTTTTTAAAGAAGTATTGATTGGTTAAATTTCCAACTAGCTCTTTATATCTTGAGTCACTACCAAGGCTACTTTTTAGCACATCTTCATTTTGAAAGGCGAGTATGAGCTCGACCCTAGCCTCTCTTAGCACGTCAGCATGGAGGTCAGTTGAGGGATTTAGTACACGCTGCGCCTCGTCTATAAAGATACTAACTGGCACCTTCTCTTCATTTGCTATGCGCTGCGCCATATTTGAAAGGGTGGAATTTAGCATAAGCTCAACCGCACTATCTTTTAGCCCTTGAGAATTTACAACGACTATCTTTCCTTCATTTAGTAGCTTGCTTATGCTATTGCCATGATAGTTTAGCATCTCATCGTCGGCTATGCTTTGCAAGGCAAAAAGCATAAATGTGTAGTTTGAGAAAAGCCTTGCTTTTTGTGACTCTTCATCATTTCTTACACCCTCATACTCCTTAAAAGCTTGTATGAAATTTTCAGATTTTTCATTAAACTCGCCTAATGCCCAAATTTTCTCATTTAAAGAACCAGCCAAAGATATTTTTTTTATAACTTTTGCAAATACTGTATCACTTTTTACATGATCATCTACCAGCTTAACTAAGGCATAAAAGTTTTTAAAGTCACCTAGTTGCTGGGTTGATTTGCATAAATTTGCAAAGTTTGGCTTCATATCTTTTACCTTATTTTCTATATGTGTGGTGCAAAAACCTTGCTCCTTAAAGTCACATATCGCTTTCATCATTGAAAGAGACTTTGTAGCGATGTTTGCCGCTAAATTTCCCCAAAAAGGATCACGCTTTGTGCCAAATGTCTTTTGAAAGAAATTCATCAATAAACTCTCACTAGCATCATCCATTATGTTTATTTTATCGCCCCATGGTACGTTTATCATTACAACATCTTTTAGCCTGCCATGCTTCTTGGCTAAAAATTTAACCTTTTTATGCTCAACTCCTTTGTAGTCAAAGATGAGCATCCCATGCCCTTCTTTTATGCGTTCATCCATCGCTGGCAAAATCGCCGAAGTAGTCTTACCACAACCTGTTTGACCTGTTATCATTGCATGTGTAAAGCTAATAGGTATGCTAATAGCATTTGAGGCAGCACAGAGGCTGCGCCTTTTGTATTGTTGAGTAGTGAAAAAACTGACATGTTATTCTCCTTTTTTAGTTGATATTATTTCATTTGCTAGGCCATAAGTAATGGCTAATGGTGCGTCTATATAGCAGTCTCTATCGGTGATCTGTTCTATCTTTGCTATCTTTAGGTTGCTATTAGCCTTTATCATCTCGTTGACTTTTGATTTGATTTTTAAAATTTGATTTGCGATCAGCTCTATGTCGCTTGCTTGACCTGATGCGCCACCAAGAGGCTGATGAAGCATGAGGCTTGAGTTTGGCAGCATATAGCGTTTATCTCCGTTTAAAAATATGAGCGCAGACATAGAGGCAGCTAGACCGACGCAAAAAGTGTTGATTGGTGATTTTATGGTCTTCATAAAGTCGATTAGTCCAAAGCCATCATATATTGAGCCACCAGGACCACTTATATATATGTTTATGTCGCTTTGATTTACACTGTCAAGATACAAAAGTATCTTTTGTGTAGCTAGGCAAATTTCTTGATCTATCTGCCCATATAAAAAGATATTTCTATCAGCAAGTAAGCTCATTTGAATGTCAGCTAAATTTAGCTTGTCAAACTCTGCCATCTTCTCTCCTTATTTTTGGTTTTTGTGAGAGAAGTTTAAGATAGTAGATGAGTCTTTAAATTCCACCTATTGCTTCTAGAGCTGGTGGCTTGGTAGTTTATAAAAGCTCTATATCGTCTATGCGGTATCCTAAAGCAGGAGATCTTTTTTCATCAATGAATAAATTTAAGCTCTTACCAAGATATCCTCGAAGTAAATTTTAGCTAGCTCTTTAGAGTTTTTGTATTTAAAAAGAGTATGTGTGGCAAGATATAGTCCGTAGATATCATCAATAAGCCACTGTCTTGCGTATCTATCTTTGTTTATTTCAAATTTTTTATAAGAAAGATCATTTTTTAGATCATTTAGCTCTTTTTTGAATTTATTTAATGCAAAAATGTTTTCATCTTTAAGGGATTTATATATAAGCTCAGGATCTAAAAGCGAGCTATCATCTAAAGATCTTAAGCACTTTTTGACAAGGGTAGCTTTTATTTTTAGCACCTTTTGCCCTATCTTCCAAATTTCATCATAAATTTGATCAAAATTACCAAAGAATGCAGGCGAGAATATAACCAAAGAGTCATCTTCTCTAAAACTTATATATCTATCTTTAAAAATTTTAAGCTCAAAAATTTCTGATCTCATATTGCTAAAAACTAACGCTTGGTTGTCTCTATCTAGCCCCATTATAAAGCCTTTTTTTATTATCAGCACATTCATATGTTCTAAAAATCTCTGAGCTTTTACCTTGTTGTAATCATATCCTGAAAGATAAAATGTCATACCATCTAGCTGGCTATTTGAAAAGTCTGTGTATCTACACTTCCAAAAGTAGTCTCCTGGGCTTAAACACATCATTATAAAAGCAGTATCTTGCATATATGTAAATTTTTCATCATAACTTATTAATCTACTTTTTAGAGATTTTACATGATTTTCTAGGTAATCATTTGGAGCTAGGATGTAACTATTTTTATCATTTATGTGCTGTTTTTGGCTCAATAATAAATTTTGATCTAGCTTTATAAGTGCAAAAAACTCTTCATATATTTTCTTTAGTATCGCATTTATATGCTTTCTCTTATTTCTATCTTTTTCATCAAAATTTTTAATGTAGCCACGAAGTCTTGGCACATTTACTATTAGATCCTCATCTTTACCGCAAACCTTGCTAACTTCATCCATAAATTTTTTAGTCTGTCTATCTCTTTTTTTATCAACCATCTTTTTAAGTATAGATAGATCATTTTCTTTACTAAAATCATAAAATTTACTAACAAAAAGAGAGAGTGCGTATGTGTTTACGAGAGAGTTTAAAATAGGCGTTTGATTGATTTTGGTATTTTCTTTTAGCTCTTTTTTCTTTCTATCATTAAAAATTTTATATTCAAGTAAAAATTGCATATTTTTTTCCTTATAGTTTTAAGATCGCTTGTAGTATTTTGATTGACTACATCTACCAAGATTCTACCTATATTTTTATTAGTTTTCCAAAAAAACAAAGCAACAATATTTAAGTCATAAATATATATTTAATAAATAATCAAAATTATTCAAATAAATATAAAATATGATATAATTATTCGTATAGAAAATATAGGAGGAATTATGGTAAAAAAAATAGCATTTACCTTATTTTTGTTTTTTGTAGGTACAAATGCCAATGCCTCTTTTTTAGAGGCTTTAGCTAAAGGGATAGCACAAGATATGAAAGAATTTATGACTCCCCCTAAAAAACCTGTATGTGACCCTACTTTTGCAAACTCAAGATCCATATATGTAAGAGATAGTAATGGCATTGGCTTTGACTATGAATATACATATAAGAGTCTTAGCATAGATTCAAATTTATATGTAGAAGACCCAACTAAAACAGAATATCCAAATATACAAAGAATAGCATCCATTAATTGTAGTAACAATATGATGTCAACTTATTTGACTCTATGGTATATTGATAAAACAACAGGTAGAATTATTGAAGAATTCGTTCCAATAGAAAGCTACGAAAAGGAGCTAAAAAAACTTCCCCTGCTTGATATAAATGAAGCACAAGAAAGGGGCTGGATATCTGCAGACTTTCGTAGAAACTATTATGAACGGAATTACTCGGTAATATATCTTAAAGACAAAAAAGGAAAATAAGATGATTAGAAATTTAGCGCTTGTTCTTTTGGCAATGTTTTTATTAAGTGGTTGTGCAACAACAGCACTAAATAAAAGTAAGAAAATACAAAGAACAGATAAAGTCATTAAATCACAGAAAGACTCTAATAGTGGAATATACTACCATATATCTTATGGTCCTGAGTTTGATTTTGCA
Proteins encoded in this window:
- a CDS encoding Clp protease, producing MAEFDKLNLADIQMSLLADRNIFLYGQIDQEICLATQKILLYLDSVNQSDINIYISGPGGSIYDGFGLIDFMKTIKSPINTFCVGLAASMSALIFLNGDKRYMLPNSSLMLHQPLGGASGQASDIELIANQILKIKSKVNEMIKANSNLKIAKIEQITDRDCYIDAPLAITYGLANEIISTKKGE